CCGGCCGCCGCCTCGGGCGCGCCGGCGGACTATGCTCCGTTCTCAAAGGTTCCGCTCCCGTGAATGCCCGTGCCGAGTTGCCCAGCCCAGCCATGACCCGTACGACCTCCCGGGGCCTGCCCCGCTCCCTGACCAACGGCCTGCGCTGGCTGGCGTGGCTGACCTTCAACGCCTTCGCGCTGTACCTGGTGGTCGCGCTCTACGTGCAGGGGCAGATGGCCTTCGCCCTGCTCGGGCTGGTGGTGACCGGGATCGCCAGCTACCTGTTCATCAACCGACGGATGTACGCGCAGCGCTACATCTTCCCGTCGGTGGCCGGGATGCTGGTGTTCGTCATCTTCCCGCTGCTATATACGGTGGGCATCGGTTTCACCAATTACAGCGGCAGCAACCTGCTGAGTCAGGCCCAGGTCGAGCAATATCATCTGAGCCAGACCTACCTTGCCGGCGAGCGCTTCCGTTTCACGTTGCATCAAAGTCCTGATGGCGAGCGCCTGCGCATCGACAAGGGCGAGCAGGGCGTGTTCGTCACCCCGCCGTTGACCGGTGAGCCTGACGCGGAAGCGCCGCTGCTCCTGCAGCCGGCCGAAAGCGTCGAAGGGCTGGGCGAGGTGCTAGCGCTGCGCGAGGTGATTCAGCGGCGCAAGGCGCTGGAGCAGTGGGTGATGCAGGCGCCGGATGGCAGCCTGCTGCGGCTGTATGGATTGCGTGAAGTCGCCGCCGTGGAGCCCGTCTATCGTCAGGACGGCCCCGGCGTGCTGGTCGACACCCGCAGCGGCGCGCGGCTGACTGCCGACATGGAACGCGGCTTCTATGTCGACGAAGCCGGCCAGGCGGTGCCGCCGGGCTTTACCGTGTTCACCGGCTTCGCCAACTTTTCCCGGGTGCTGACCGAACCGAGCATCCGCGAACCCTTCATGCAGATCTTCGCCTGGACCTTCGCCTTCGCCGGCCTCACGGTGGTCTTCACCCTCGCCGTAGGGCTGGTGCTGGCCAGCCTGCTGCAATGGGAGCTGGTGCGCGGCAAGGCGTTCTACCGATTGATGCTGATCCTGCCGTACGCGGTGCCGGCGTTCATTTCCATCCTGGTGTTCCGCGGCCTGTTCAACCAGAACTTCGGCGAGATCAACCTGCTGCTCGACAGCCTGTTCGGCACGCGCCCGGACTGGTTCAGCGACCCGGCCCTGGCGCGCACGATGATCCTCATCGTCAATACCTGGCTCGGCTACCCCTACATGCTGCTGCTGTGCATGGGCCTGTTGCAGGCGATCCCGCGGGATCAGTACGAGGCTTCGGCCATCGACGGCGCCAGTCCGCTGGACAACCTGTTGCGCATCACCCTGCCGCAGCTGATCAAGCCGCTGATGCCGCTGCTGATCGCGAGCTTCGCCTTCAACTTCAACAACTTCGTGCTCATCACCCTGTTGACCCGCGGCGGCCCGGACATCATCGGCGCGACCACGCCGGCCGGCACCACGGACCTGCTGGTCAGCTACACCTACCGCATCGCCTTCCAGGATTCCGGGCAGGACTTCGCCCTGGCCGCGGCGATCGCCACGCTGATCTTCCTGCTGGTGGGCGCCATGGCGCTGCTCAACCTCAAACTCTCGAAAGTGAAGGTATAAGGAGACCCACATGGCCATGGTGCAACCCAGATCCGCCCGTTACCGGCTGTGGGCAACCCACGCGGCGCTGCTGGCGTTCGTGGCGGTGATCCTCTTTCCGCTGCTGATGGTGATCTCGATTTCCTTCCGTGAAGGCAACTTCGCCACCGGCAGCCTGTTCCCGGACAACCCGACCCTGGAACACTGGTCGCTGGCCCTCGGCATTCCTTACACCCACGAGGACGGTAGCGTGACCAACCCGCCGTTCCCGGTGCTGCTGTGGCTGTGGAATTCGGTGAAGATCGCCCTGGTCAGCTCGGTGCTGATCCTGCTTTTGTCGACCACCAGCGCCTACGCCTTCGCGCGCATGCGCTTCGGCGGCAAGGCGCCGATCCTGAAAAGCATGCTGATCTTCCAGATGTTCCCGCCGGTGCTCTCGCTGGTGGCCATCTACGCGCTGTTCGACCAGCTCGGCCAGCACGTCAGCTGGCTCGGGGTGAACAGCCACGGCGCGGTGATCGTCGCCTCGCTGGGCGGCATGGCGCTGCATATCTGGACCATCAAGGGTTACTTCGAGAGCATCGATGCCTCGCTGGAGGAGGCCGCCATCGTCGACGGCGCGACCACCTGGCAGGCGTTCTTCCATATTCTGCTGCCGATGAGCGTGCCGATCCTGGCGGTGGTGTTCATTCTCGCCTTCATCACCAGCGTCACCGAATACCCCATCGCCTCGGTGCTGCTGATGGATGTCGACAAACTGACCCTCTCGGTCGGCGCCCAGCAGTACCTCTATCCGCAGAACTACCTGTGGGGCGACTTCGCCGCGGCGGCGGTGCTCTCCGGGCTGCCCATCACCGCGGTGTTCCTCTACTGCCAGAAGTGGATCGTCGGTGGCCTGACCGCGGGCGGGGTGAAAGGCTGACCAACTGAGTTGAAACGAGGCGCGAAACCGGGGCGCGGGAGCGATGCGAACCGGTGCGCCAGGCCATGACAAGAACAAGAACAAGAACAAGAACAGGGAACCGTCCATGAATGCCGCGATGCCACCTCTGCTGCCATTGATTCCCACCAAGCTGGCGATCCCCATGCTGCCGCCGGGCCTGCTCGAACGTCCGCGACTGGACGAGTGGCAGGTGCGCCTGCCGCAGGTACGCCTGGCCGTGCTGCATGCGGCCAGCGGCTTTGGCAAGACCACCCTGGCAGCGCAATGGGCGCGGGCCTTCGATGGCCGCGTCGCCTGGCTGCAGCTGCATGCCAGCGACAACCTGGCGCTGCAGTTCGGTCGCTACCTGACCCAGGCGCTGGACCGCCAGCTCGATGCCGGCTGCCCGCTGTCCGCTGCGCTCGCCGAACAGGGCCAGGTCTCGCTGGATGCGCTGTTCACTCAACTGCTGGCCGAACTGCCGGGCGAGCACGAGGCGATCCTGATCGTGCTCGACGAATTCGAAGTGCTGCACGAGCGTGAGCTGATCGCCGGGCTGCGCTTCTTCCTGCGGCATATGCCCAGCTGGATGACCTTGCTGGTGTGCAGCCGCCGGCTGCCGGAGCTGGGTGTGGCCGAGCTGCGGGTCAAGCATCAGCTGCTGCTGCTCGATGCCCGCCAGCTGGCCTTTGAAGACGATGAGGTGCAGGCCCTGCTGGAGCTGGGCGTGCCGGTGAACATCAACCGCGAGCAGGTCGAGCGGCTCAACCGCCGCATCGGTGGCTGGCCCTGCGCACTACAGCTGGCGCTGCAGGAAGTGCAGACCAGCCGTGGCATGGACCTGTTCCTGGAAAACCTGCTGCTCGGCCACCCGGATATCCGCGACTACATGCGCGAACAGGTGATCGACGGCCTGCCGCAAGACCTGCGCGGCTTTCTCGAGGCGACCTGCCTGCTCGACCGCTTCGATGCGGCGCTGGCCGACCGCCTGACCGAAGCCTGCCACGGCCGCGAGATGCTCGAACGGCTCGAACGCGGCGGCCTGTTCATCCAGCCGCTGGACAGCCTGCGCCGCTGGTACAGCTATCACCCGTTGTTCGCCGTGTTCCTGCAGGGCGAGCTGCGCACCCACCAGCCGCAGCGGGTCAACCAGCTGCATCTGCGCGCCGCCGAGGCGTTGCTGGCCGAGGGCATGCCCGAGGAAGCCGCGCGGCATGCGGTGCAGGCCGGCGACCCGCAGCAGGTCGCGGACATCCTGCAGCGCCACGGGCGTGCCTTCTATCGTCAGGGTCGTCTCGGGTTGCTGCAGCAGTGCCTGGAAACCCTGCCGGAGCCGGTGATCGCCGGCTCGCCGCTGCTCACGCTCCTGCAGGCCTGGGTGTCGCAGAATTCCTACCAGTTCGATCACGTCGAGCGCTGGTTCAAGGCCGCCGAACTGGCCCTGCAGCGCAGCTGCTCGGATCAGGACTGGGCGCGCATCGTCTGCGAGTTCAACGCGGTGCGCGCGCAGGTGGCGATGAATCAGGGCGACGAGCAGCGCGCCATCGCCCTGGCCCAGGAGGCGCTGACCTGCGAGCCGCTGATCATGCGCACCTCGCGCGTGGCGGCGATGTCCGGCCTTGCCGAGGTGCATTTCGTCCAGGGTGCACTGCCGCAGGCGCAGAAGCAGTACGAGGAAGCCGAACGCCGCGCGCGGGAGATCAACGCGTCGCATCTGGTGGTCTGGAGCCTCGGCCAGCTGTCGGAGATCGCCATCGCCCAGGGCCATCTGCAGAAGGCCTACACCCTGCAGGAACGGGCCATCCAGTACATCGAGCAGCAGAACCTGCAGGCCACGCCGATCGTCGAGTTCATCTATCGGGTGCGCGGCCAGGTGCTGCTGGAATGGCATCAGCTGGATGCTGCCGAGCAGTGTGCGCTGCAGGGTATCCAGATTCTCGACGAACTCGGCAACCAGCGTTGGCGTCTGCAGAGCCACGCACTGCTGGCCGGCGTCGCCTACGCCCGTGGCCAGCAGAACGCCTGCGCCGACTACATCAGCCAGATGCAGACGATGCTTGCCGATGATCGCTACCACATCGACTGGCTGGCCAATGCCCATGCGGTGATGCTCGCCTACTGGGATTCCAGCCAGGATCGTGAGGCGATTCGCCAATGGCTGATCAGCGCGCCGCCGGTCAGCGCCGGTGCCAACCACTTCTCCCAGCTCAACGCGCGCAATCATGCCCGTGCCCACGTGGCGCTGGGGCAGCTGGACAGTGCGTTGCCGATCCTGCGCCAGCTGCTGACCGACGCCGAGCGCCACGGCCTGGTGATGGATCGCAACCGCAACCACATCCTCCTGGCGCAGCTGCACTGGCTGCGTGAAGAGCGCCAGCAGGCGCTGGATCACCTGCAACGGGCCATGACCCTGGCCAGCGGCAGCGGCGCCGTCGGCAGCTTTCTGCGGGTCGGCAAGCCGATCATCGGCATGCTCAAGTGCCTGCTGCACGAACGCACCCTCGACGAAGCGGAAGCCCAGCGCGCCACGCGGCTGATACAGCTGGCGCAGCAGCAGCGCGACTTCAGCCGCGCCATCCGCATCACCCTCGACGAGGCGGTGATCCAGGACATCATCAACCGCCCCGACGTGCCCGAACTGATCCGCCGCTCACCGCTGACCCGGCGCGAATGGCAGGTGCTGAGCCTGATCCACGCCGGGCAGTCCAACGAGCAGATCGCCGATCACCTCAACGTCGCGCCCACCACCATCAAGACGCACATTCGCAGCCTCTACCAGAAGCTCAACATCGCCCACCGCAGCGAAGCGGTGCAGCTGGCGCGCGACCTGCTGAGCAAGATTCAGGGGGACTGACGCTCAGCCCTTCCACTGCGTCTGAGCGAAGGCGGGCAGGGCGTTGGCGCGCTGCGACGCTGAGGCCAGATGCGGGAAGGCGCCGTCCGGCGCCAGCGTGTCGGGCAGGGTGAGACGGGCGAAGTCATAGGCGACCACCGCGCTGATATCCACCTGACTCATGCGCTCGCCCAGCAAGGGTCGTTCGCCGCGCTCGGCCTGGCGTGCATCCAGCAATGCCAGCGCACCACGCGCCTGATCCTCGCAATGGCGGTACCAGTCGTCCCAGACCAGCCCTTCCGGCCGCCGATCGCGTTCGTAGTACGCCGCCACGGTTTTCTCGCAGGCACCGACGGCAAAGGCCAGCAGGTTCATCGCCTCGCTGCGCTCGGGGCCGGACAGCGGCAGCAGGGCGCGCTCGGTACCAGCCTGCTGATCGAAATAATCGAGGATGGCGTTGCTGTCGATCAGCACCTGACCGTCATCCAGCACCAACGCGGGCACTCGACCCAGCGGCGAGTATTCACGAATCTTCAGACTATCCGTCAGGACGCTGAGTGGTTCGTTGGTGAACGCTATGTCCAACAGATGCAGGCTGACGCCGACGCGGCGGACGAAAGGCGACATATAGCGACCGATCAGTTTCACAGGCGGTGCTCCGAAGGCGAGGGGACAGTGCATCAACCCTAGTCGAGCCCGTCGGCGGATGCGACGGTATCGGGCGGAACCATCCATCGCCTCGACTGCTGGCCGCCGGGCGGGGGAGGAGGAGGGCAGCGTCCGGCTGTGGCACCCTCGGGCTTTTCAGTGAAGGAAGCGTTGCCATGGCGATGAGCGAGAAACAGAAGATGCTGGCCGGCGAGCTGTACCACCCCGGCGACCCGGAGATCCTCGCCGATCAGGCCGCGGCCAAGGCCTGGATGGTGCGCTACAACGCAGCGCTGGCGGCCGCGCCGGACGAGCGTCGGGCGCTGCTGGCCGAACGGCTGGCCGCGGTCGGTGCCGGCGCGGTGATCCGTCCGCCGTTCCACTGCGACTACGGCTACAACATCCACCTGGGCGAAGGCGCCTTTCTCAACTTCAACTGCGTGATTCTCGATGTGGTCGAGGTGCATATTGGTGCCGGTGCGCAGATCGGCCCGGCGGTACAGCTGTACACGGCCGACCATCCGCGTGATCCGCAGGCACGCCGCTCGGGCGTCGAGTTCGGCCGGCCGATCCATATCGGTCGCAACGCCTGGATCGGCGGTGGGGCGATCATCCTTCCGGGTGTGACGGTCGGTGAAGATGCGCTGGTCGGCGCCGGCAGTGTGGTGACCCGCGACGTGCCGGCCGGCGCCACGGTGGTCGGCAACCCCGCGCGGATGCGCTGACCGGTTCGCTGTCTACGCCCTCGGCCAGCGGGCCGTCTACGCCCGGCCTTTACGCCTGCAAGAGCCCGCCGCCGGAGGATGTTGCGACCGCTTGCCGCACCTAGAGTGGCCCCGTCTTCACGCTCACTCAAGGTAAGTGGTATGTCCGAGCAACTTCAGAATTGGTGGCGCGGCGGGGTGATCTATCAGGTCTATCCGCGCAGTTTTTTCGACAGCAACGGCGATGGCGTGGGCGATCTGCCCGGTGTGCTGCACAAGCTGGACTACATCGCCAGCCTCAACGTCGATGCCATCTGGCTGTCGCCCTTCTTCACCTCGCCGATGAAGGATTTCGGCTACGACGTGGCCGACTACCGCGGTGTCGATCCGCTGTTCGGCACCCTGGATGACTTCGTCCGACTGGTCGAGGCCTGCCACGAGCGCGGCATGCGCGTGCTGATTGACCAGGTGCTCAACCATTCCTCGGACCAACATCCCTGGTTCGTCGAGAGCCGCTCCAGCCGCGATAACGACAAGGCTGACTGGTACGTCTGGGCCGATCCCAAGCCGGACGGCAGCGTGCCGAACAACTGGCTTTCGGTATTCGGCGGCCCGGCCTGGAGCTGGGACAGTCGGCGCCGGCAGTATTACCTGCACAACTTCCTCGCCAGCCAGCCGGACCTGAACTTCCACTGCCCGGCCGTGCAGGATCAGGTGCTCGACGACATGGAGTTCTGGCTCGAGCTCGGCGTGGATGGCTTCCGCCTGGATGCCGCCAACTTCTACTTCCACGACGCCGAACTGCGCGACAACCCGCCGAACAGCGAGATCCGCGAGGGCAGCATCGGCGTACGCATCGACAACCCCTACGCCTACCAGCGGCACATCTATGACAAGACGCGACCGGAGAATCTGGAATTCCTCCGCCGTCTGCGCGCTCTGCTGCAGCGCTATCCCGGTGCCTCTTCGGTGGCCGAGATCGGCTGCGACGAATCCCTGCGCACCATGGCCGCCTACACCAGCGGCGGCGACACCCTGCACATGGCGTACTCCTTCGACCTGCTCACCGAACAGTGCAGCCCGGCCTACATCCGCCGCACGGTGGAGGGCATCGAGCGTGAACTGGCCGATGGCTGGTCGTGCTGGTCCATGGGCAACCACGATGTGGTACGGGTGATGACCCGCTGGGCGCTCGACGGCCGTCCCGATCCGGAGCGCGGCCGCCTGCTGATGGCGCTGCTGCTGTCCCTGCGCGGCAGCGTCTGCCTCTATCAGGGCGAGGAGCTGGGCCTGCCCGAGGCGGAACTGCGCTATGAGGATCTGGTCGATCCGTACGGCATCACCTTCTGGCCGGAATTCAAGGGCCGCGACGGCTGCCGCACGCCGATGCCTTGGCAGAGCGAGGCGCATCATGCCGGCTTTACCGGTAGCCAGCCGTGGTTGCCGGTGGACGACTCGCACCGTTCGCTGTCGGTGGCCGCGCAGGAAGCCGACCCGCATTCGATGCTCAACTGCTACCGGCGCTTCCTCGGCTGGCGGCGCGAGCAGCGTCTGTTGATCGAGGGCGACATCCGCATGGTCTACCATGACGACGCCCTGCTGGTGTTCGAGCGGCGCCTCGGCGAGCAAGTCTGGCTGTGCCTGTTCAACCTTGGCGACCTGCCGCGCAGCTACGAGCTGCCGGTGCAGGCGGTGCCGCTGGTGGACGTGCCGGCGAGTTTCGCCGAATACGACGGTCATTGGGCGCGGCTGCCGGCGCACGGCTTCGGCTATGTGCGGCTCGCGGGTTGAGGGAGCGTCGGCAGCGGTGGGCATGACCCGCCGCTGCCATCGAAACGAGTGCATCGCAGCAACGGAGAACAACAACGATGGCCAGTGTCACGCTGCGCGACATCTGCAAGAGTTATGACGGTACGCCGATCACCCGGCATATCGACCTGGATATCGAAGACGGTGAGTTCGTCGTCTTCGTCGGCCCGTCCGGCTGCGGCAAGTCCACGCTGCTGCGATTGATCGCCGGGTTGGAGGACATCACTTCGGGCGATCTGCTGATCGGCGACCAGCGCGTCAACGACCTGCCGCCGAAGGATCGTTCGGTGGGCATGGTGTTCCAGTCCTACGCGCTCTACCCGCACATGACGGTGGCGGAGAACATGGCCTTCGGCCTCAAGCTCGCCAGCGTCGACAAGCGCGAGATTGCGCGCCGCGTCGAGGCGGCCGCGGCGATCCTGCAGCTGGACAAGCTGCTCGAACGCAAGCCCAAGGACCTCTCCGGCGGTCAGCGCCAGCGTGTCGCCATCGGCCGCACCATGGTCCGCGAACCGAAGGTGTTCCTGTTCGATGAACCCCTGTCGAACCTCGATGCCTTCCTCCGCGTGCAGATGCGCATCGAGATCGCCCGCCTGCACCAGCGCATCCGCTCCACCATGATCTACGTGACCCACGATCAGGTCGAAGCCATGACCCTGGCCGACAAGATCGTGGTGCTCAACGCCGGCGAGATTGCCCAGGTCGGTCAGCCGCTGCACCTTTATCACTACCCGCAGAACCGCTTCGTCGCCGGCTTCCTCGGCTCGCCGCAGATGAACTTCGTCGACGTGAGGGCCATCTCCGCAAGCCCCGAGGCCGTCACCATCGAACTGCCCAGCGGCTTCCCGCTGACCCTGCCGGTGGACGGCAGCGCGGTGAGCCCTGGCGACCCGCTCACCCTCGGTATCCGCCCCGAACACTTCGTCATGCCGGAAGAGGCCGACTTCACCTTCCATGGCCAGATCACCGTGGCCGAGCGCCTGGGCCAGTACAACCTGCTGCACCTCACCCTTGAACGTCTGCAGGATGTGATCACCCTCTGCGTCGACGGCAACCTGCGCGTCACCGAGGGCGAGACCTTCGCCGCCGGCCTGAAGGCCGACAAGTGCCACCTGTTCCGCGAGAACGGCGAGGCCTGCGCCCGGCATTATCGGGAGCCGGCGATCTATGGGTGACTGAAACCGCCCCGCGTGACTGACGGCAAGGTTGAGCACGGCCTGCTTGCGTTGCGCCTCATCGAGAGCCGCGGCCGGCTCCTCTCGGTCGCGTCAAAGGCCTTTGGGGGTCATCTGTCGGCCAAGGCCAGATTCGCACCGAGACCGGCAAATGATGCCGCGAAGCCCCGGCATAGCCAGGCCTGAACCCGCTGCGACTCGATGACTGCCTTGCGAAAGGCGTGCGCCAGCAGGCCATAGGCAGAAAAGATGGCGAATGTCATCAGCATGAATGTCGCGCTGAGGCCGAGCAGCTGTCCAAGCTCATCGCCCGCGCCCGGCCGGATGAATTGCGGCAGGAAGGCAAGGAAGAAAATGGTCAGTTTCGGATTCAGCAGGTTGACCAGCAGCGCCTTGGCAACCAGCGAGCGGACCCTGAACGGTTCTCTATCGCCACCCACCGCCAGCGCGGAGCGGTCACGCCAGGTCGCGTAGGCGAGATAGAGCAGGTAGGCGGCACCGGCATAGCGCAGAGTCTCGAAGACCAATGCACTGGAATGCAGGATCGCCGCGACACCGAGAATGGTCGCCAGCAGATGCGGCAGAATCCCGAGCGTACAGGCTGTCGCGGCCAGAATAGCGGCGCGACGGCCGTGCACCAGCGCCGTCGAAACCGTATAGATCACCCCCGCGCCGGGTATCAGCACGACGATCAGACAGGTAATCAGGTATTCGAGGCTGGGCATGTGGGCTCCTTGATACGGCGCTGATCGATTGAACCAGCATAGAGCATTGGCGGGCACTGCCCTAACTGGGCGCTTAGCGCATTGCATGGCTAGTCGAGGGCCGCTGCCCCGCGAGGATGCACCCGCGGTCATCCGGCACTGCGTGTCGGTGATGACGTATTCGCCCGGAGCCACAGTGAGGTGGGAATACCGTTCAGAAGATCCTTTCGATTGTTCACCGTGGATGCCGATGGAGGCCTTTTACTTTTCTTGTACGAGGATGAACATCAGTTGCCCTTCTGAGCGCCCACTGGGGGCGAGCTCCGACCTGGCGAAAGCTACGTCGACGCAGCGGCAAGGGCCGATACGGACGATACGTTCACTCAGGAGTGCGGCTTATCGCACCCTGATGCGTCGCTAGCCAAGTGTTCAGGTGTCCTCCAGTCTTGTCAGGTGCTCCGCCAGGCGTAGCGCCAGTTGCACGATGGTGTAGGTCGGGTTGGAGAAGCCGCCGCTGGGGAATACCGAGGAGCCGGCGATATAGAGATTACGTTGGCCGAACACCTTGCAGTCGCGGTCGACGATGCCGTGTTCCGGCGTTAAGGCCATGCGTGTACCGCCCATATGGTGACAGCCGCCGAGCTCGTCGTCGGTGGGAAACGGCGCACCTCCGGACAACCAGTCGTCCAGGCGTAGACGGCCAAGGTCGAGGTCGGCGATAAGGCGGCCCAGGTGATGGGCGCACTCCCGAGCGCTGCGCCTGTCTTCGTCGTCGAGGGTCCAGTGCAGTGCCACCCGGGGGATGCCCAAGCGGTCTTTTTGTGGGCCCAGAGCGACGCGGTTTTCCGCGCGCGGCCGCTGTTCCCAACTGGCTCGCAGTAGCGCCCCATAGCTGTTCCCCTGGCGGTAGTCACGCAGCGTGGCGCGGGCTAGCCGAGGCGCTACCCGGGCCAGCCGGCGAATGCTGTCGAGGGTCTGCGTTTCGCCATCACGGATGATCCGCAGAGCGCAATTGAGCAGGCGCTCGCGCACCATCAGTTCCGCCGACGGCGATACGAAGCTGACATCGTATTCGTCGAAGTGCAGCCCGGCCACTTGCTTGAGCAGGATTTCACCGAGGGTGAAATGTGGATGCTCCATCCAGTAGCGGCCTAGCGTCGCCGTATTGCCGATCAGTCTGCCCTGCGCCAACTGGTTGCTCCACAGTAGCAGGCGGCTATTCTCGATGCCGCCTGTGGCGAGAACGTAGCGTCGTGCGCTCAGGGTCTTACGCTCCCCGCCGCTATCCACCAGCAGGCCAGTGACTTTCGCATTTTCGGTCAGGATCGCCACCAGGCTGGTGTCCAGCGCCACTGCGACGTGCGTCGAGGCGAACAGGCGCTTCCGGAACTTCTGGCCGAAGTTCACCGTGGAATAGCGAAAGCGGCTTTGCTTGAGCGATGCGCCGGGCAACGGGGGTTCCTCTCCGGCGGCGCCCAACCCTAACAGTTCGTCCGCACGAGTGGCATAAGGTGCGAGATCGCCGTGGCTGATCGGCCAGCCGTCGGTCAGGCCCGGCCTGGCCTCGAAATCCACCGCATCCAGCGCCCGACACCAGCCGCCCCAGCCGTTCGACGATCCGCCGAAGGCACGTATCCGGCAGCCATGCAGGGGACGATAGGCATGCCCCAGCGTCTCACCACGGTAGAGCTCCTGGGACGCTTCGGAGGGCGACTCACCACCGCCTTCGAGCAGCAGGACGCGTTTGCCGGCGTCTTCCAACGCCAGGCTCAGGGTGATGCCGGCTGGGCCGCTGCCGACGACGCAGTAGTCGAACGGAGGAGCTTGCGCGAGTTGTCCAACGCTGACCTTCATCAATCGTCATCCAGGCGCAGAATCCAGCCGTCCCGCTCGACGTGGCGCACGGCCTGCGCCCGTGCCAGAGATAGCTTGGCGAACAACAACTGAAATAGTCCGGCCTTAAGCAGGTGTCGTCTTTTCATGCCCTTTCACCGCTTTTCTTGCTGCCTTCCGCCGATCACGCGTACGGGGGAGGCGGCGGACTGTATGGACCGTAAAGGCCAACGGTTCGGACAAGTATGTGGCAAGCACCAGAGGTTAGGAGTTCCGATTATCGAGAACTGCAGAGTCGGTGCCCCCAAGACTGGCTGGGCCGTTTCGATCGGGCGGTGATCTACCTTGCGCAGACTGACTTCGACAGCATCGCCGCAGGTACCCGTTGCGGCTTGCGCCGCGCTATGGCTCATGCCATCCGGTCCGGATCGGAGGCTACGTCTGTACCTGTGGCAGCTGGAATCCCCGTAGTTAGCGAATTTCAGGCATAAAAAAGGACGTCCGTGGACGCCCTTTTTTGTGCATTTGGTGGAGCCGGGGGGATTTGAACCCCCGTCCGCCAGCTCTCCGCTATCGGTTCTACATGCTTAGCCAGATCTACTGAGTTAACTCCGCGCCGCCCGATTGGCAGGGTGCTTGGAGCGAGCTGTATGAGTTTTAGCCGTTACGTCTACAGCGAACTTGGCGGCGATCCTGTTCTGTCTGACAGTCATTTCGGGTTTACAGGCATCCCCTAGTGACCGCTGGAGCCGAAGCTACCAGATGAAGGTTAGGCGGCTAGCGCGTACCCTTCGTAGTTGTCGTCGTTGGCAACTATAGGTTTGCAACAGTT
This DNA window, taken from Pseudomonas sp. FeN3W, encodes the following:
- a CDS encoding LysE family translocator → MPSLEYLITCLIVVLIPGAGVIYTVSTALVHGRRAAILAATACTLGILPHLLATILGVAAILHSSALVFETLRYAGAAYLLYLAYATWRDRSALAVGGDREPFRVRSLVAKALLVNLLNPKLTIFFLAFLPQFIRPGAGDELGQLLGLSATFMLMTFAIFSAYGLLAHAFRKAVIESQRVQAWLCRGFAASFAGLGANLALADR
- a CDS encoding GMC family oxidoreductase; amino-acid sequence: MKVSVGQLAQAPPFDYCVVGSGPAGITLSLALEDAGKRVLLLEGGGESPSEASQELYRGETLGHAYRPLHGCRIRAFGGSSNGWGGWCRALDAVDFEARPGLTDGWPISHGDLAPYATRADELLGLGAAGEEPPLPGASLKQSRFRYSTVNFGQKFRKRLFASTHVAVALDTSLVAILTENAKVTGLLVDSGGERKTLSARRYVLATGGIENSRLLLWSNQLAQGRLIGNTATLGRYWMEHPHFTLGEILLKQVAGLHFDEYDVSFVSPSAELMVRERLLNCALRIIRDGETQTLDSIRRLARVAPRLARATLRDYRQGNSYGALLRASWEQRPRAENRVALGPQKDRLGIPRVALHWTLDDEDRRSARECAHHLGRLIADLDLGRLRLDDWLSGGAPFPTDDELGGCHHMGGTRMALTPEHGIVDRDCKVFGQRNLYIAGSSVFPSGGFSNPTYTIVQLALRLAEHLTRLEDT
- the malK gene encoding maltose/maltodextrin ABC transporter ATP-binding protein MalK — encoded protein: MASVTLRDICKSYDGTPITRHIDLDIEDGEFVVFVGPSGCGKSTLLRLIAGLEDITSGDLLIGDQRVNDLPPKDRSVGMVFQSYALYPHMTVAENMAFGLKLASVDKREIARRVEAAAAILQLDKLLERKPKDLSGGQRQRVAIGRTMVREPKVFLFDEPLSNLDAFLRVQMRIEIARLHQRIRSTMIYVTHDQVEAMTLADKIVVLNAGEIAQVGQPLHLYHYPQNRFVAGFLGSPQMNFVDVRAISASPEAVTIELPSGFPLTLPVDGSAVSPGDPLTLGIRPEHFVMPEEADFTFHGQITVAERLGQYNLLHLTLERLQDVITLCVDGNLRVTEGETFAAGLKADKCHLFRENGEACARHYREPAIYG